A DNA window from Drosophila bipectinata strain 14024-0381.07 unplaced genomic scaffold, DbipHiC1v2 scaffold_73, whole genome shotgun sequence contains the following coding sequences:
- the LOC108128399 gene encoding small VCP/p97-interacting protein has translation MGICLSCCGQSAEETNLMPSQDERRQQQLEAAEKRRQENESRSIKNVDSVRRQQQRAEDLARREEEAARQGQGQSNLRWQTS, from the exons TATGTCTCTCCTGCTGCGGCCAAAGCGCCGAGGAAACAAACCTCATGCCATCGCAG GATGAGCGTAGGCAGCAGCAGTTGGAGGCAGCGGAAAAGCGTCGCCAGGAAAACGAGTCCAGGAGCATAAAAAATGTAGATAGTGTACGGCGACAGCAGCAAAGGGCTGAGGATTTGGCACGTCGCGAGGAGGAGGCCGCCCGACAGGGTCAAGGTCAATCAAACCTAAGA tGGCAAACGAGCTAA